One Bacillus sp. FJAT-52991 genomic region harbors:
- the glpK gene encoding glycerol kinase GlpK, with protein sequence MEKYILSLDQGTTSSRAILFNKQGEIAHVAQKEFTQHFPHPGWVEHNANEIWGTVLACMATVLSENGVSPDQIAGIGITNQRETTVVWEKETGRPIYHAIVWQSRQTVEICEELKAQGYDSLFREKTGLLIDAYFSGTKVKWILDNVEGAREKAERGELLFGTIDTWLIWKLSGGKAHVTDFSNASRTLMYNIHDLQWDDEILHILNIPKAMLPEVKPSSEVYSLTAPHHFFGHQVPIAGAAGDQQAALFGQACYEEGMAKNTYGTGCFMLMNTGEKAVFSQNGLLTTIAWGIDGKVEYALEGSIFVAGSAIQWLRDGMRMIKQSPDSEEYAKKVDSTEGVYVVPAFVGLGTPYWDSEVRGSVFGLTRGTTKEHFIRATLESLAYQTKDVLDAMEADSGISLKTLRVDGGAVKNDFLMQFQSDILQVPVDRPIINETTALGAAYLAGLAVGFWKDRNEISAQWQSEKNFHPNMEVSQRDRLYHGWKKAIEAALAFKI encoded by the coding sequence ATGGAAAAATATATTTTGTCTTTAGATCAAGGAACAACGAGCTCAAGAGCGATTCTTTTTAATAAACAAGGTGAAATTGCTCATGTCGCTCAAAAAGAATTCACGCAACACTTTCCACATCCAGGCTGGGTTGAGCATAATGCTAACGAAATTTGGGGAACAGTCCTTGCTTGTATGGCTACGGTCCTTTCTGAAAACGGAGTTAGCCCAGACCAAATAGCTGGGATTGGCATTACGAACCAGCGGGAAACGACGGTCGTTTGGGAGAAAGAAACGGGGCGTCCGATTTATCATGCGATTGTATGGCAATCTCGCCAAACAGTAGAAATTTGTGAAGAGTTAAAAGCTCAAGGATATGATTCTTTGTTCCGTGAGAAAACAGGTTTGTTAATTGACGCTTACTTCTCTGGTACGAAAGTAAAATGGATTTTGGACAATGTAGAAGGGGCACGAGAGAAAGCAGAAAGAGGAGAATTACTTTTTGGTACGATTGATACATGGTTGATCTGGAAATTGTCTGGTGGGAAGGCGCACGTAACAGACTTTTCGAATGCGTCTCGAACATTAATGTACAATATTCATGATTTGCAATGGGATGATGAAATTCTGCACATCTTAAATATTCCAAAAGCGATGCTTCCGGAAGTAAAGCCTTCTTCTGAAGTGTATAGTTTAACTGCCCCGCATCATTTCTTTGGTCATCAGGTCCCTATTGCTGGAGCAGCTGGAGACCAGCAGGCTGCTTTATTTGGTCAAGCTTGTTATGAAGAAGGAATGGCGAAAAACACGTATGGAACAGGTTGCTTTATGTTAATGAATACAGGTGAAAAAGCTGTATTTTCTCAAAATGGTTTATTAACGACCATTGCGTGGGGAATTGATGGCAAAGTAGAATATGCATTAGAGGGAAGTATCTTTGTGGCTGGTTCTGCGATTCAGTGGCTTCGAGATGGCATGAGAATGATTAAGCAATCTCCTGATAGTGAAGAATATGCGAAGAAGGTTGATTCAACAGAAGGAGTGTATGTTGTACCTGCTTTTGTCGGACTTGGAACTCCTTATTGGGATAGCGAAGTGCGCGGTTCGGTATTTGGGTTGACGAGAGGAACGACGAAAGAACACTTTATCCGTGCAACGCTTGAATCGCTTGCTTATCAAACGAAAGACGTACTAGATGCGATGGAAGCTGATTCAGGTATCTCATTAAAAACGCTTCGTGTCGACGGTGGAGCTGTGAAAAATGATTTCTTAATGCAATTCCAAAGTGATATTTTGCAAGTGCCAGTTGATCGCCCGATCATTAACGAAACAACTGCTCTTGGTGCAGCGTATTTGGCAGGGCTAGCTGTAGGCTTCTGGAAAGATCGAAATGAAATCTCTGCTCAATGGCAAAGTGAGAAGAATTTCCACCCGAATATGGAAGTAAGCCAACGAGATCGGCTGTATCATGGTTGGAAAAAAGCAATTGAAGCAGCTTTAGCTTTTAAAATATAA
- a CDS encoding glycerol-3-phosphate dehydrogenase/oxidase, which produces MGFSNLQRNEMLNNLQSTTYDLVVIGGGITGSGIALDAATRGMKVAVVEMQDFAAGTSSRSTKLVHGGLRYLKQFEVKMVAEVGKERAVVYENGPHVTTPEWMLLPLHKGGTFGKFSTGIGLRVYDFLAGVKKSERRTMLSADETLNKEPLVKKDGLVGGGYYVEYRTDDARLTIEVMKKAVEEGALAINYVKAEDFIYDQKKIIGIQAKDLLTGEMIDIHAKKVVNAAGPWVDAVRKKDYSINNKNLRLTKGVHIVIDQSKFPLRQAVYFDTPDGRMVFAIPRDGKAYVGTTDTFFDKDTAHPKMLAEDRDYILHAIRYMFPEVKIEASDVESSWAGVRPLIYEEGKDPSEISRKDEIWEGDSGLITIAGGKLTGYRKMAETVVDLVAQRLTAEEGTSFKSVQTLHMPISGGDVGGSSNFEFFIHKKENEAVSFRLTKEQGRKLTQMYGSNVDELFKIAANNEQQALPADIYAQIVYAIKHEMVAKPVDFFIRRTGAVFFNIEWAKTYKKDIIQLMAELLGWDEQTSASYEAELDQEIQDAETPVEIQP; this is translated from the coding sequence ATGGGTTTTTCAAATTTACAGCGAAATGAAATGTTAAACAATTTACAATCAACAACATATGATTTAGTGGTCATTGGTGGTGGTATTACAGGTTCAGGTATTGCCTTAGACGCCGCTACACGCGGCATGAAAGTAGCCGTAGTAGAAATGCAGGACTTTGCCGCTGGTACATCTAGCCGTTCTACAAAGCTTGTGCATGGTGGTCTTCGTTATTTAAAACAATTTGAAGTGAAGATGGTAGCTGAAGTTGGAAAAGAGAGAGCCGTTGTGTATGAAAATGGACCGCATGTGACAACACCAGAATGGATGCTGCTTCCGCTACATAAGGGGGGAACGTTCGGTAAGTTTTCAACTGGCATTGGTTTAAGAGTGTATGATTTTTTAGCGGGGGTTAAAAAATCAGAAAGAAGAACGATGTTATCAGCAGATGAAACATTAAACAAAGAACCACTAGTGAAAAAAGATGGTCTAGTGGGTGGTGGTTATTATGTGGAATATCGAACAGATGATGCTCGACTCACCATTGAGGTCATGAAAAAGGCTGTGGAGGAAGGCGCGCTTGCTATCAACTATGTGAAAGCCGAAGATTTCATTTATGATCAAAAGAAAATCATTGGAATTCAAGCAAAAGATTTATTGACCGGCGAAATGATTGATATTCATGCGAAGAAAGTAGTAAATGCCGCAGGACCATGGGTAGATGCTGTACGGAAAAAGGACTACTCTATCAATAATAAAAATTTACGATTAACAAAAGGCGTGCATATTGTCATTGATCAGTCGAAGTTTCCTCTTCGTCAGGCAGTATACTTTGATACGCCAGATGGTCGGATGGTGTTTGCGATTCCGCGTGACGGAAAAGCGTATGTAGGCACAACGGATACTTTCTTTGATAAAGATACAGCCCACCCTAAAATGTTAGCTGAGGATAGAGACTATATTTTACATGCGATTCGTTATATGTTCCCTGAAGTAAAAATAGAAGCAAGTGATGTGGAGTCAAGCTGGGCAGGGGTTCGTCCACTTATTTATGAAGAAGGGAAGGATCCTTCTGAAATCTCCCGTAAAGACGAAATTTGGGAAGGGGATAGCGGGCTAATTACGATCGCTGGTGGTAAGTTGACAGGGTATCGTAAAATGGCTGAAACGGTCGTTGATCTAGTTGCTCAACGATTAACAGCTGAAGAAGGAACATCCTTTAAATCGGTTCAAACGCTGCACATGCCGATTTCAGGAGGAGACGTAGGAGGTTCTAGCAACTTTGAATTTTTCATTCATAAAAAAGAAAATGAAGCGGTTTCCTTTCGTTTAACGAAAGAACAAGGAAGAAAGCTGACTCAAATGTATGGTTCCAATGTGGATGAATTGTTTAAAATTGCGGCCAATAACGAGCAACAAGCTTTGCCGGCAGACATTTATGCTCAAATTGTTTATGCGATCAAGCATGAGATGGTCGCTAAACCAGTTGACTTTTTCATTCGTCGTACGGGTGCAGTATTTTTCAATATTGAATGGGCGAAAACATATAAAAAGGATATTATTCAACTGATGGCTGAATTACTTGGCTGGGATGAACAGACATCAGCTAGTTATGAAGCAGAATTAGATCAAGAGATTCAAGACGCCGAGACGCCTGTAGAAATTCAGCCATAA
- the miaA gene encoding tRNA (adenosine(37)-N6)-dimethylallyltransferase MiaA, with translation MQHREKLIVLIGPTAVGKTALSIQLAHRFNGEIISGDSMQIYRGMDIGTAKIKESEMEGIPHHLLNIKDPDEPFSTAEFQAIVREKMTDISSKGALPIIVGGTGLYIQSVIYDYHFSNKGKDEQLRLDLEKEVASRGKQALYEELLLVDPEAANHIHPNNVRRVIRALEIYRTTGKKMSDYQAEQQPDLLYDTVIIGLTMDRALLYERINDRIDQMMDEGLLEEVKGLWEKGIREGQAVQAIGYKELFSYFRKEVTLEEAVEQLKQNSRRYAKRQLTWFRNKMNVHWFDLSEEESRSKKINEISGFIAGKLHLK, from the coding sequence TTGCAACATCGAGAGAAATTGATCGTGCTGATCGGTCCTACTGCCGTAGGTAAGACCGCTCTCAGCATACAGTTAGCCCACCGCTTTAATGGAGAAATTATAAGTGGGGACTCCATGCAAATATATCGTGGAATGGATATTGGCACCGCTAAGATTAAAGAAAGTGAAATGGAAGGGATCCCTCACCATTTGTTAAATATTAAAGATCCAGACGAACCTTTTTCAACCGCTGAGTTTCAAGCGATTGTGCGAGAGAAAATGACAGATATTTCTTCAAAAGGAGCGTTACCAATTATCGTTGGAGGAACGGGTCTTTATATACAATCTGTCATTTATGACTATCATTTTTCTAATAAAGGGAAGGACGAACAACTTCGTCTCGATCTAGAGAAAGAAGTGGCCAGTCGCGGCAAACAAGCACTTTATGAAGAGTTACTGCTAGTCGATCCGGAGGCAGCCAACCATATTCATCCTAATAATGTTCGAAGGGTAATTCGTGCACTTGAGATTTATCGAACAACTGGGAAGAAAATGTCGGATTATCAGGCTGAGCAACAGCCAGATCTTTTATACGATACGGTCATCATTGGCTTAACAATGGATCGAGCGCTTTTATACGAGCGAATTAATGATAGAATTGATCAGATGATGGATGAAGGACTGCTTGAAGAAGTAAAAGGATTGTGGGAAAAAGGCATTAGAGAAGGACAGGCTGTTCAAGCAATCGGTTATAAAGAACTATTTAGCTACTTCCGCAAAGAAGTTACATTGGAAGAGGCGGTAGAGCAGTTGAAACAAAATTCCAGACGATATGCTAAACGTCAATTAACTTGGTTTCGCAATAAAATGAATGTCCATTGGTTTGATCTGTCGGAAGAGGAAAGTCGATCAAAAAAAATTAACGAAATTTCGGGTTTCATAGCAGGAAAGCTGCATTTGAAATAG
- the hfq gene encoding RNA chaperone Hfq, which produces MKQGINIQDQILNQLRKDATMVTVFLLNGFQLRGYIKGFDNFTVLFESDGKQQLVYKHAISTFAPQRNVQISLDDQE; this is translated from the coding sequence ATGAAACAAGGCATCAATATCCAAGATCAAATATTAAACCAATTAAGAAAAGACGCTACAATGGTTACTGTATTTTTGTTAAATGGATTTCAACTGCGTGGTTATATAAAAGGTTTTGACAATTTTACGGTATTATTTGAATCAGATGGTAAGCAACAATTAGTTTATAAGCATGCAATTTCTACTTTTGCTCCTCAAAGAAACGTGCAAATTTCTTTAGATGATCAAGAATAA
- a CDS encoding sodium:alanine symporter family protein — protein MDLLKAVSVMNEFLWGWLLIISLLGTGVYYTFKLKFVQLTQIPKAFKVVFRKDSKEGSGLSSFQALSTAVAGQVGTGNLAGVATAIAAGGPGAIFWMWVSSFLGMATIFAEAVLAQKYREERNGEYLGGPAYYLDKGVGSKKLAILFAIFIILALGFIGNMVQSNSIAEAFKGVLPIPSIYIGIIVALFVGFVLFGGIKRIASFAEKTVPFMALLYVVGSIILLFQFRHEIIPVFEMIFESAFQLEAAGGGILGATIKEAIRYGVARGLFSNEAGMGSTPHAHATANVRHPAEQGLVAILGVFIDTIIICTVTALVILVSGAYKTGETGIALTQQSFIAGFGTFGEIFIAICLLFFAFTTIIGWAYFGELNIKYLWEGKGVIPYRIIVLLFIVIGSAIHQVDLVWELADFFNGLMIIPNLIGLWYLRKAVHQSLVDYRKLY, from the coding sequence TTGGATTTGTTGAAAGCAGTATCAGTGATGAATGAATTTCTATGGGGATGGTTATTAATCATCTCTTTGCTCGGAACGGGAGTATATTATACGTTTAAATTGAAATTTGTTCAGTTGACTCAAATTCCTAAAGCGTTCAAAGTCGTTTTTAGGAAAGATTCTAAGGAGGGGAGCGGACTTTCTTCGTTTCAAGCGTTATCAACCGCAGTAGCCGGACAAGTCGGTACAGGAAATCTTGCTGGTGTAGCCACAGCCATTGCAGCTGGCGGACCGGGAGCGATTTTTTGGATGTGGGTGAGTTCCTTTTTAGGAATGGCAACGATCTTTGCAGAAGCCGTGCTTGCGCAAAAATACCGCGAAGAAAGAAACGGAGAATATCTTGGTGGACCCGCTTATTATTTGGACAAGGGAGTCGGCAGTAAAAAACTTGCGATTTTATTTGCTATTTTTATTATTTTAGCATTAGGTTTTATTGGGAATATGGTGCAGTCGAATTCAATCGCAGAGGCCTTTAAAGGTGTATTACCTATTCCTTCTATTTATATTGGAATCATTGTTGCTTTGTTTGTTGGTTTCGTCTTGTTTGGTGGGATTAAAAGAATCGCCTCTTTTGCAGAAAAAACGGTGCCTTTTATGGCCTTATTATATGTTGTCGGGAGTATTATTCTGTTATTTCAATTTAGACATGAAATCATTCCTGTATTTGAAATGATCTTTGAATCTGCCTTCCAATTAGAGGCGGCAGGTGGCGGAATACTTGGGGCGACAATTAAGGAAGCGATCCGTTACGGTGTAGCTCGCGGGCTGTTTTCTAACGAGGCTGGGATGGGATCAACGCCTCATGCTCATGCGACAGCAAATGTTCGTCATCCAGCAGAGCAAGGGCTAGTGGCGATTTTAGGAGTGTTCATTGATACAATTATCATTTGTACAGTCACCGCATTAGTCATTTTAGTTTCGGGTGCTTATAAAACAGGCGAAACAGGGATTGCTTTAACTCAACAAAGCTTTATCGCTGGCTTCGGTACGTTTGGAGAAATATTTATTGCGATTTGTTTATTGTTTTTTGCTTTCACAACAATTATTGGCTGGGCCTATTTCGGAGAACTAAATATAAAATACTTATGGGAAGGCAAAGGTGTGATACCTTATCGGATCATCGTGTTGTTATTTATCGTTATTGGATCTGCCATTCACCAAGTGGATTTAGTTTGGGAGCTGGCCGACTTTTTCAATGGTCTTATGA